The Achromobacter pestifer genome includes a region encoding these proteins:
- a CDS encoding LysR family transcriptional regulator has protein sequence MDTRYVQSFVSVVECGSLAEAARRLDLTPAAIAARVRTLEEELGAILIKRVGRSVKATEAGLKVLERARSVLREVRDLRASASDDAPLGELRLGVSVSALTGIMPTVLARLYRRLPKLAVFVEPGTSNHLYHRVINGDLDAAFIVKPQFNLSKGYAWKLVAEEPLVVLAPPDTASNDAHELMSTQPFIRYDRNVWGGRLADQYLRQHGIVPRERLEVDGLMGIACMVSEGLGVSLVPDWAPDWLDSRRVKRVPLPGRAPLRCMGIIWARHMPHSALAEAFVEEAGLALNLPAGPIEDE, from the coding sequence TTGGATACGCGATATGTGCAGAGCTTTGTGTCGGTGGTCGAATGCGGATCGCTGGCGGAAGCGGCGCGCCGGCTGGATCTGACTCCCGCCGCCATCGCGGCGCGGGTGCGCACCCTGGAGGAGGAGCTGGGCGCCATCCTCATCAAGCGCGTCGGCCGCAGCGTCAAGGCCACGGAGGCGGGCCTGAAGGTGTTGGAGCGGGCCCGCAGCGTGCTGCGCGAAGTGCGGGACCTGCGCGCCAGCGCCAGCGACGACGCGCCGCTGGGCGAATTGCGCCTGGGCGTGTCGGTATCGGCGCTGACGGGCATCATGCCCACCGTGCTGGCGCGCCTGTACCGGCGCCTGCCCAAGCTGGCCGTCTTCGTCGAGCCGGGCACGTCCAACCACCTGTATCACCGGGTGATCAACGGCGACCTGGACGCGGCCTTCATCGTCAAACCTCAGTTCAACCTGTCCAAGGGCTACGCCTGGAAATTGGTGGCCGAAGAGCCGCTGGTGGTGCTGGCGCCGCCCGATACCGCGAGCAATGACGCCCACGAGCTGATGAGCACGCAGCCTTTCATACGCTATGACCGCAACGTCTGGGGAGGCCGGCTGGCGGATCAGTATCTGCGGCAGCACGGCATCGTGCCGCGCGAACGTCTGGAGGTCGACGGCCTGATGGGCATCGCCTGCATGGTGTCGGAAGGGTTGGGCGTGTCGCTGGTGCCCGATTGGGCGCCGGATTGGCTGGACAGCCGGCGCGTCAAGCGAGTGCCGCTGCCGGGACGCGCGCCGCTGCGCTGCATGGGGATTATCTGGGCCCGGCACATGCCGCATTCGGCGCTGGCGGAAGCGTTTGTCGAAGAGGCCGGCCTGGCCTTGAACCTGCCCGCTGGGCCGATAGAGGACGAGTGA
- a CDS encoding dihydrodipicolinate synthase family protein yields MSTQASIPGVFSPVLTPFDAAYRPALGRYVKHCRWLREQSVGLAIFGTNSEANSLSLSEKRGLLDALLEAGVEPSALMPGTGACALPDAIELTRHAVRSGSMGVLVLPPFYYKGVSDEGLFRYYAELIEGVGDDRLRMYLYHIPPVSQVPLSLDLIDRLLDRYPGQVAGVKDSGGDWNNTAAMIERFAPRGFRVYAGSEAFLLQTLRAGGVGCITATGNVNPGPIVALQQRWQEADADARQAGLNATRNVFGKFPMIPAMKAAIAWKSGDSAWATVRPPLVELNAEQRTALQAALDDNGFDMPGAQALADN; encoded by the coding sequence ATGAGCACCCAAGCCAGCATTCCCGGCGTTTTTTCTCCGGTCCTCACGCCTTTCGACGCAGCCTATCGCCCGGCCCTGGGGCGCTATGTGAAGCACTGCCGCTGGCTGCGCGAACAATCCGTCGGCCTGGCCATTTTCGGCACCAATTCGGAAGCCAACTCGCTCTCCCTGTCGGAGAAGCGCGGCCTGCTGGACGCGTTGCTGGAGGCCGGCGTGGAGCCGTCCGCGCTGATGCCCGGCACGGGCGCCTGCGCCCTGCCCGATGCGATCGAGCTGACCCGCCACGCCGTGCGCAGCGGCAGCATGGGCGTGCTGGTCCTGCCGCCCTTCTATTACAAGGGCGTGAGCGACGAGGGCCTGTTCCGCTACTACGCGGAACTGATCGAGGGCGTGGGCGACGACCGGCTGCGCATGTACCTGTATCACATCCCGCCCGTGAGCCAAGTGCCGCTGAGCCTGGACCTGATCGACCGCCTGCTGGACCGCTACCCCGGCCAGGTCGCGGGCGTGAAGGACAGCGGCGGGGACTGGAACAACACGGCGGCCATGATCGAACGTTTTGCGCCGCGCGGCTTCCGGGTCTATGCGGGCAGCGAGGCTTTCCTGCTGCAGACGCTGCGCGCGGGCGGCGTGGGCTGCATTACCGCCACCGGCAACGTCAACCCGGGCCCCATCGTCGCGCTGCAACAGCGCTGGCAGGAAGCCGACGCCGACGCCCGTCAGGCCGGACTGAACGCGACCCGCAACGTGTTCGGCAAATTCCCCATGATCCCCGCGATGAAGGCCGCCATCGCCTGGAAGTCCGGCGACTCCGCCTGGGCGACGGTGCGCCCGCCCCTGGTGGAACTGAACGCCGAACAGCGCACCGCCTTGCAGGCCGCCCTGGACGACAACGGCTTCGACATGCCGGGCGCGCAAGCGCTGGCGGACAACTGA
- a CDS encoding UxaA family hydrolase, with the protein MIDFTEKRAAGPVIRLHSADNVVVARVPIGIGMAVPSEGIVSRSQIPAGHKIAARDLRAGEPILKYNVCIGFAASDIPAGTYVHSHNMDFQEFDRDYAHARDYVATPVLPESEQARFLGIVRANGQVATRNYIGVMATVNCSATVVHRIAEAFTPQLMAAYPNVDGVVALSHGMGCGMEMSGEPMDLLRRTMGGYACHANFAAVLIVGLGCERNQLDALLKDQGLEAGARLKTFIMQETGGTRKTIEAGVAAVQALLPQANQVERVPVPASRLTVGLQCGGSDGFSSITANPALGAAMDILVRHGGTAILSETPEIYGVEHTLTSRARNREVGEKLVQRIRWWKEEYSPGRDVQINGKVSPGNQMGGLANIFEKSLGSSMKGGTTALMEVYRYAEPVRQPGMVFMDTPGFDPVSATGQIAGGANMICFTTGRGSMFGAKPVPSIKLATNTPMYERLTEDMDVNCGDILDGTATLQEVAQRIFEEILLVASGTRSKSELLGLGDHEFVPWNIGVVS; encoded by the coding sequence ATGATCGATTTCACTGAAAAACGCGCGGCCGGACCCGTCATCCGGCTGCATTCCGCGGACAACGTCGTGGTGGCGCGCGTGCCTATCGGCATAGGCATGGCCGTGCCCTCGGAGGGCATCGTCAGCCGCAGCCAGATTCCGGCAGGCCACAAGATCGCGGCGCGCGATCTGCGCGCCGGCGAGCCCATCCTCAAGTACAACGTCTGCATCGGCTTTGCGGCGAGCGACATTCCGGCTGGCACCTATGTCCACTCGCACAACATGGACTTCCAGGAGTTCGACCGCGACTACGCGCACGCCCGCGACTACGTGGCGACGCCGGTCCTGCCCGAGTCCGAGCAGGCGCGCTTTCTCGGCATCGTGCGCGCCAACGGGCAGGTCGCCACGCGTAACTACATAGGTGTGATGGCGACGGTCAATTGCTCGGCGACGGTGGTGCACCGCATTGCCGAAGCCTTCACGCCGCAGCTGATGGCCGCCTATCCCAATGTGGATGGCGTGGTGGCGCTGAGCCATGGCATGGGCTGTGGCATGGAGATGTCCGGCGAACCCATGGACCTGTTGCGCCGGACGATGGGCGGCTACGCCTGTCACGCCAACTTCGCCGCCGTGCTGATCGTCGGGCTGGGCTGCGAGCGCAACCAGCTGGACGCCTTGCTCAAGGACCAGGGCCTGGAAGCGGGCGCGCGGCTGAAAACGTTCATCATGCAGGAGACCGGCGGCACGCGTAAGACCATCGAGGCGGGCGTCGCCGCGGTGCAGGCTCTGCTGCCCCAGGCCAATCAGGTCGAGCGCGTGCCGGTGCCGGCGAGTCGCCTGACGGTCGGGCTGCAATGCGGCGGCTCCGACGGCTTTTCCTCCATCACGGCCAATCCGGCGTTGGGGGCGGCCATGGATATCCTGGTGCGCCACGGCGGCACCGCCATCCTGTCCGAAACGCCGGAGATCTACGGCGTGGAGCACACGCTGACGTCGCGCGCCCGCAACCGCGAGGTCGGCGAGAAGCTGGTGCAGCGCATCCGTTGGTGGAAGGAAGAGTATTCGCCGGGGCGCGACGTGCAGATCAACGGCAAGGTCAGTCCGGGCAACCAGATGGGTGGGCTGGCCAACATCTTCGAGAAGTCGCTGGGCTCCTCGATGAAGGGCGGCACCACCGCGCTGATGGAGGTCTACCGCTACGCGGAGCCGGTGCGCCAGCCGGGCATGGTGTTCATGGATACGCCCGGCTTCGATCCGGTGTCCGCGACCGGACAGATCGCCGGCGGGGCCAACATGATCTGTTTCACCACCGGGCGCGGTTCGATGTTCGGCGCCAAGCCCGTGCCTTCGATCAAGCTGGCGACCAATACGCCGATGTATGAAAGGTTGACCGAAGACATGGACGTCAATTGCGGCGACATCCTGGACGGCACCGCGACGTTGCAGGAAGTGGCGCAGCGCATCTTCGAGGAAATCCTGCTGGTGGCTTCCGGCACCCGCAGCAAGAGTGAGCTCCTGGGGCTGGGCGATCACGAGTTTGTGCCCTGGAACATCGGCGTGGTGAGCTGA
- a CDS encoding Bug family tripartite tricarboxylate transporter substrate binding protein: protein MNTPCTPARPLTRMTAALGLALAFSCGSSAVMAQEFPNKPLRMVVGFAPGGGADIVARLVGAKMAESLGQQVVVENRAGATGTIAADNVARSPADGYSLFLGSQSTMVVAPSLFPSLPFKPEKDFAPVSQVVTMPLILVVNPALVNAKTVQELTEQIRKAGDGAMSYASSGQGGPQHIAGELYAHMVGTKVTHVPYKGESAAMADVLGGHVPYMFANLPVALPHITSGKVRPLAITSLKRDPKAPQIPTLAESGFKDFEVSTWYGVFAPANTPKPVIGKLSDSIRAALQQSDMQAKLSEQGFTVVGSDADTFARFVGTELPRWSVLIRDIGIKPE, encoded by the coding sequence ATGAACACCCCCTGTACGCCCGCGCGTCCCCTGACGCGCATGACCGCCGCCCTGGGCCTGGCCCTCGCATTTTCCTGCGGCTCCTCCGCCGTCATGGCCCAGGAGTTTCCGAACAAGCCGCTGCGCATGGTCGTGGGCTTTGCTCCCGGGGGCGGCGCGGATATCGTGGCGCGCCTGGTCGGCGCCAAGATGGCCGAAAGCCTGGGGCAGCAGGTGGTGGTCGAAAACCGGGCTGGCGCCACTGGCACCATCGCTGCCGACAACGTCGCCCGTTCGCCTGCCGACGGCTACTCGCTGTTCCTGGGATCGCAGTCCACCATGGTGGTGGCGCCTTCGCTGTTCCCGTCCTTGCCCTTCAAGCCGGAGAAGGACTTCGCGCCGGTATCGCAGGTGGTGACCATGCCGCTGATCCTGGTGGTCAATCCGGCCCTGGTGAACGCCAAGACCGTGCAGGAACTGACCGAACAGATCCGCAAGGCCGGCGACGGCGCGATGAGCTACGCCTCGTCAGGCCAGGGCGGCCCGCAGCACATAGCCGGCGAGCTGTATGCGCACATGGTGGGCACCAAGGTGACCCATGTGCCGTACAAGGGCGAATCGGCGGCCATGGCCGACGTGCTGGGCGGGCATGTGCCGTACATGTTCGCCAATCTTCCCGTGGCCTTGCCGCACATCACATCAGGCAAGGTCCGGCCGCTGGCCATCACCAGCCTGAAGCGCGACCCCAAGGCTCCGCAGATTCCAACCCTGGCCGAGTCCGGCTTCAAGGACTTCGAAGTGTCGACCTGGTATGGCGTGTTTGCGCCGGCCAATACGCCCAAGCCCGTGATCGGCAAGCTCTCCGATTCCATCCGCGCCGCCCTCCAGCAGAGCGACATGCAGGCCAAGCTCAGCGAGCAGGGCTTCACGGTGGTGGGCAGCGACGCCGATACCTTCGCGCGTTTCGTGGGCACGGAGTTGCCGCGCTGGTCCGTGCTGATCCGCGACATAGGCATCAAACCCGAATAA
- a CDS encoding acyloxyacyl hydrolase, with protein sequence MQLTKKKMLTGLVGLALAATASLASAQSSTGTQGGVSVHYGIGDHYQRLTINYETASVWTYQFGGNWGRLDLTPELGASYWKANGSRSPGHVWQLNAIPMFRWWTGERFYIEAGIGATLFSSTRFADENISTAFQFGDHIGMGFLVTPNNRIGLRYSHFSNASIKRPNPGLDVVQLTYTYQF encoded by the coding sequence ATGCAGTTGACCAAAAAGAAGATGCTCACCGGCCTTGTGGGGCTTGCCCTGGCTGCAACCGCGTCGCTGGCAAGCGCCCAATCGTCCACGGGTACTCAGGGCGGCGTCAGCGTCCATTACGGCATTGGAGACCACTATCAGCGCCTGACGATCAACTACGAAACGGCTTCGGTCTGGACCTACCAGTTCGGCGGCAACTGGGGCCGCCTGGACCTGACGCCCGAACTCGGCGCGTCGTACTGGAAGGCGAATGGCTCGCGCTCCCCGGGCCATGTCTGGCAGCTCAACGCCATCCCGATGTTCCGCTGGTGGACCGGCGAACGCTTCTACATTGAAGCGGGTATCGGCGCCACGCTCTTCTCCAGCACGCGTTTCGCCGACGAGAACATCAGCACGGCCTTCCAGTTCGGCGACCACATCGGCATGGGTTTTCTCGTGACGCCGAACAATCGCATCGGCCTGCGTTATTCCCATTTCTCGAATGCCAGCATCAAGCGCCCGAACCCGGGCCTGGACGTGGTGCAGCTGACCTATACCTACCAGTTCTGA
- the accD gene encoding acetyl-CoA carboxylase, carboxyltransferase subunit beta, which produces MSWIEKLLPPRINKNSESGPRRVPEGLWVKCPSCESVLYSEDLAANLHVCPKCDHHMRIGARARIDSLLDVEGRVEIGQTTRSVDTLKFKDTRKYPERLQEAVKQTGETDALVVMSGSIRGVSATLACFEFEFMGGSMGSVVGERFARGAQAALDNKTPFICVAASGGARMQESLLSLMQMAKTNAMLTRLSAAGLPFISVLTDPTMGGVSASFAFMGDVVIAEPKALIGFAGPRVIEQTVREKLPEGFQRAEFLLQKGAIDMVVDRRQLREEIARLLALLTNQPADVVTA; this is translated from the coding sequence ATGAGCTGGATCGAAAAACTCCTGCCTCCTCGCATCAATAAAAACAGCGAAAGCGGCCCCCGCCGCGTTCCCGAGGGCCTGTGGGTGAAATGCCCGTCGTGCGAATCGGTGCTGTACAGCGAAGACCTGGCGGCCAATCTGCACGTGTGCCCCAAGTGCGATCACCACATGCGTATCGGGGCCCGCGCCCGCATCGATTCGCTGCTCGACGTGGAAGGCCGGGTCGAAATCGGCCAGACCACGCGCTCGGTCGACACGCTGAAGTTCAAGGACACGCGCAAGTATCCCGAGCGCCTGCAGGAAGCGGTCAAGCAAACCGGCGAGACCGACGCCTTGGTGGTCATGAGCGGCTCGATCCGCGGCGTGTCCGCGACCCTGGCCTGCTTCGAGTTCGAATTCATGGGCGGTTCCATGGGTTCGGTGGTGGGCGAGCGCTTCGCGCGCGGCGCCCAGGCTGCGCTGGACAACAAGACGCCCTTCATCTGCGTCGCTGCCTCGGGCGGCGCGCGCATGCAGGAAAGCCTGCTGTCGCTGATGCAGATGGCCAAGACCAACGCCATGCTGACCCGCCTGTCGGCGGCCGGCCTGCCGTTCATCAGCGTGCTGACCGACCCCACCATGGGCGGCGTGTCGGCCAGCTTCGCCTTCATGGGCGACGTGGTCATCGCCGAGCCCAAGGCGCTGATCGGCTTTGCCGGTCCGCGCGTGATCGAACAGACCGTGCGTGAAAAGCTGCCGGAAGGCTTCCAGCGCGCCGAGTTCCTGCTGCAGAAGGGCGCCATCGACATGGTCGTGGACCGCCGTCAGCTGCGCGAGGAAATCGCCCGTTTGCTGGCTTTGCTGACCAATCAGCCGGCGGACGTGGTCACGGCTTGA
- the trpA gene encoding tryptophan synthase subunit alpha, whose amino-acid sequence MTTRTDRIAAAFARTAESGRAAALIPYIAAGDPSPAATVPLMHALVEAGADVIELGVPFSDPMADGPVIQRAADRAIAQGVGLARVLELVAEFRQRDAATPVVLMGYANPIERMGQAEFARRAEQAGVDGVLVVDYPPEEVVEFAATLGEHGIAPIFLLAPTSTEARIKAVAAVARGYVYYVSLKGVTGSGSLNTDDVAERLAVIRRHVRDIPVGVGFGIRDAESAQRVARAADAVVIGSKLIETMEQAAANAPAAQKTDAAVTAASGWLRTIRQALDQVKREDASA is encoded by the coding sequence ATGACCACTCGCACCGACCGCATCGCCGCCGCGTTTGCGCGCACCGCCGAATCCGGCCGCGCCGCGGCGCTGATTCCCTACATTGCCGCGGGCGATCCTTCGCCTGCCGCCACCGTCCCCCTGATGCACGCGCTGGTCGAGGCCGGCGCCGATGTCATCGAGCTGGGCGTGCCGTTCTCCGATCCCATGGCCGATGGCCCGGTGATTCAGCGCGCCGCCGACCGCGCCATCGCGCAGGGCGTGGGCCTGGCCCGCGTGCTGGAGCTGGTGGCCGAGTTCCGCCAGCGCGACGCCGCCACCCCGGTGGTGCTGATGGGCTACGCCAACCCGATCGAACGCATGGGCCAGGCCGAGTTCGCGCGCCGCGCCGAGCAGGCCGGCGTGGACGGCGTGCTGGTGGTGGACTATCCGCCCGAAGAAGTGGTCGAGTTCGCCGCCACGCTGGGTGAACACGGCATTGCTCCGATCTTCCTCTTGGCGCCCACGTCCACGGAAGCGCGCATCAAGGCGGTCGCCGCAGTCGCCCGGGGCTACGTGTACTACGTGTCGCTCAAGGGCGTCACGGGTTCGGGCTCGCTCAACACCGACGACGTGGCCGAGCGCCTGGCCGTGATCCGGCGCCATGTGCGCGATATTCCGGTGGGCGTGGGCTTCGGCATCCGCGACGCCGAAAGCGCCCAGCGCGTGGCGCGCGCGGCGGATGCCGTCGTGATCGGCAGCAAACTGATAGAAACCATGGAGCAGGCGGCGGCGAATGCCCCCGCGGCCCAGAAAACCGACGCCGCAGTCACCGCCGCCAGCGGCTGGCTGCGCACCATCCGGCAAGCGCTGGATCAAGTAAAACGAGAAGACGCGTCGGCCTGA